One genomic region from Oryzias melastigma strain HK-1 linkage group LG19, ASM292280v2, whole genome shotgun sequence encodes:
- the LOC112154267 gene encoding leucine-rich repeat-containing protein 4B, with protein sequence MRVVMVTSPCTPSPLLWLVQILLWFHNHGPHLIEAAPPCPNPCTCSNQASRVICTRKNLDQIPDSISENTRYLNLQENSIQVIKSDTFKHLRHLEILQLSKNHIRQIEVGAFNGLPNLNTLELFDNRLTVVPSQAFEYLSKLRELWLRNNPIETLGAFAFHRVPSLRRLDLGELRKLDFISEAAFEGLVNLRFLNLGMCGLKDIPNLTPLVKLEELELSGNQLGIVRPGSFQGLVSLRKLWLMHSKVSVIERNAFDELKSLEELNLSHNSLHSLPHDLFTPLHQLERVHLNHNPWVCNCDVLWLSWWLKETVPSNTTCCARCHAPPGLKGKYIGELDQSHFPCYAPVIVEPPTDLNVTEGMAAELKCRTGTSMTSVNWFTPNGTLMTHGSYRVRISVLHDGTLNFTNVTVQDTGQYTCMVTNSAGNTTASAVLNVSASDPTYTYFTTVTVETLETARGEEENSARQFINETFIDLPNPTIQRGLDGRLGVTISPSLSSLSSLSPRANRATEDAVTEPIIAVTNIPGLDDVMKTTKIIIGCFVAITFMAAVMLVVFYKLRKQHQLHKHHGPARAIEIVNVEDEIGAGTGSGISGGSTINSGTCGEGTLRIHHPEIVNLPNIGCTDTLNHYYKAHHFNNNVLGLNIGNEGMGPGGIHNKNLHGQDNPISCTSVPIPTTNLLGTSGNGTNTIPSSMSPPLPISLPVPTMGLHGSIKGFMGQNQNPQMEPLLFKGSSKENVQETQI encoded by the exons ATGcgtgttgtcatggtgaccAGCCCCTGCACCCCTTCCCCCCTCCTCTGGTTGGTCCAGATTTTGTTGTGGTTTCACAACCATGGACCTCACCTGATAGAGGCAGCACCCCCATGCCCCAACCCTTGTACCTGCTCCAACCAGGCGAGCCGTGTCATCTGTACAAGAAAGAACTTAGATCAAATCCCTGACAGTATTTCAGAAAACACAAGATACCTCAATCTACAGGAGAACTCCATTCAG GTGATCAAGTCAGACACCTTTAAACATTTGAGGCACCTGGAAATTCTCCAGCTTTCTAAGAACCACATCCGACAGATTGAGGTGGGAGCTTTCAATGGTCTCCCAAACCTCAATACTTTGGAGCTTTTTGACAACCGTCTCACAGTGGTACCATCTCAAGCCTTTGAGTACCTCAGCAAGCTAAGGGAATTATGGCTTCGAAACAACCCTATAGAGACGCTGGGGGCCTTTGCCTTTCACAGAGTTCCTTCTTTACGGCGTCTAGATCTTGGGGAGCTCAGGAAGTTGGATTTCATCTCAGAAGCTGCCTTTGAAGGTCTTGTGAATTTACGTTTCCTAAACCTTGGCATGTGTGGCTTAAAGGACATTCCTAACCTTACTCCACTGGTTAAACTGGAGGAATTGGAGCTGTCAGGGAACCAGTTGGGAATTGTCCGACCCGGATCTTTCCAGGGTCTGGTTTCTCTTCGCAAATTGTGGCTAATGCACTCCAAAGTGTCAGTCATTGAACGCAATGCTTTTGACGAACTCAAGAGCTTGGAAGAGCTGAACCTCTCCCACAACTCACTGCATTCCCTTCCCCATGACCTTTTCACCCCTTTACATCAATTGGAGCGGGTGCATCTAAACCACAACCCTTGGGTTTGCAACTGTGATGTTCTGTGGCTAAGTTGGTGGCTTAAAGAAACTGTTCCTAGCAACACCACATGTTGCGCTCGTTGTCATGCACCCCCAGGTCTAAAGGGCAAGTACATTGGGGAACTAGACCAGAGCCATTTTCCCTGCTATGCTCCGGTGATTGTAGAGCCGCCCACAGACCTCAATGTCACCGAAGGCATGGCTGCTGAACTGAAATGTCGTACAGGAACTTCAATGACCTCTGTGAACTGGTTCACCCCAAATGGCACTCTGATGACACACGGATCATACCGAGTTAGGATCTCAGTGCTCCATGACGGAACACTGAACTTTACAAATGTGACCGTTCAGGACACTGGGCAATACACTTGCATGGTAACCAACTCTGCTGGAAACACTACTGCATCTGCTGTTCTAAATGTGTCTGCTTCTGACCCGACTTACACCTACTTCACCACGGTCACTGTAGAAACATTAGAAACAGcaagaggagaagaggagaacTCAGCAAGACAGTTCATAAATGAGACCTTCATAGATTTGCCTAATCCTACAATTCAAAGAGGGTTAGATGGCCGCCTGGGTGTTACCATATCGCCGTCCCTCTCATCCCTTTCCTCACTGTCACCGAGAGCTAACAGAGCTACGGAAGATGCAGTGACTGAACCTATAATTGCTGTAACGAACATCCCTGGCCTTGACGATGTgatgaaaacaacaaagattATCATTGGTTGTTTTGTGGCAATTACTTTTATGGCAGCTGTGATGTTGGTGGTTTTCTATAAACTCCGAAAACAACACCAACTACACAAACATCACGGCCCAGCACGAGCCATTGAAATTGTGAACGTAGAGGACGAGATTGGAGCCGGGACTGGAAGTGGAATCTCAGGTGGTTCGACAATTAACTCTGGCACGTGTGGAGAAGGAACCCTAAGAATACATCATCCGGAAATCGTCAACCTTCCTAACATTGGTTGCACGGATACCCTAAACCATTACTACAAGGCACACCATTTTAACAACAACGTGTTGGGTCTCAATATTGGCAATGAAGGAATGGGACCAGGTGGGATCCACAACAAGAATCTGCACGGCCAAGATAACCCCATCTCTTGCACCTCTGTTCCAATTCCTACTACTAATTTACTCGGCACATCAGGCAACGGAACCAACACCATCCCCAGCTCCATGTCCCCACCACTGCCGATATCTCTCCCTGTGCCTACCATGGGTTTACATGGATCGATCAAGGGTTTCATGGGCCAAAACCAAAATCCTCAAATGGAGCCCCTTCTCTTCAAGGGGAGCTCGAAGGAAAATGTCCAAGAGACTCAGATCTAA